In a genomic window of Vigna angularis cultivar LongXiaoDou No.4 chromosome 6, ASM1680809v1, whole genome shotgun sequence:
- the LOC108341005 gene encoding cellulose synthase-like protein E1 isoform X1 encodes MEAVEHSPLFETKSAKGRVFYKIFSLSLFVGICFIWVFRVSHIPRESEVGKWGWIGLFFAELCFGLYWLLRHPFRWNLLFREPFIQRLSQRYEKVLPKVDIFVCTADPGIEPPVMVINTVLSVMAYEYPPDKLSVYLSDDAGSDITFYALLEASIFAKQWLPFCRKFKVDPTSPAAYFKTIHSSTHAKELVTIKKLYQDMESRIENAAKMGRVPEEVHTEHKGFSQWDSYSSRRDHDTILQILLHETDSSAKDVDGKVMPLLVYLAREKRPQVAHNFKAGAMNSLIRVSSMISNGEIILNVDCDMYSNNSQSLRNALCFFMDEDKGHEIAYVQTPQCFENITKNDLYGGALRVSYEVEFHGLDSLGGPLYIGTGCFHRREILCGRKFSDQYKKDWNEYKNIGDMKEVSLHELEEQSKALASCTFEKNTLWGKEMGLQYGCSVEDVMTGLSIKCRGWKSVFYNPQRKAFLGVAPNTLPEALVQHKRWSEGGFQILLSKHSPAWYAYGLISPGLQMAYCYYHLWVFICWPTVYYCIIPSLYLLKGIPLFPQVLTCIKILPCFIDQMSSPWFIPFAYVILGDCSYCLMEFLWSGGTIKGWWNELRIWLYKRTSSYLFAFVDTILKSFGFSESTFVVSAKVAEEEVSQRYEKDIIEFGNSSPMLTVLATLAMLNLFCLLGMFLKQVFITEGGLRMLDSMALQVILSGVLVVINVPVYQGLFLRKDEGRLPMSVAAKSTALALSACALFISIS; translated from the exons ATGGAAGCGGTGGAGCATTCTCCATTGTTTGAGACAAAGAGCGCCAAAGGAAGGGTCTTTTACAAGatcttttctttatcattgtttGTGGGGATTTGCTTCATCTGGGTTTTCAGAGTGAGTCACATACCCAGAGAAAGTGAAGTTGGGAAATGGGGTTGGATTGGCTTGTTTTTTGCTGAGCTATGCTTTGGTCTTTATTGGCTTCTCAGACACCCCTTCAGATGGAACCTTCTCTTCAGGGAACCTTTCATACAAAGGCTATCTCAAAG ATATGAGAAGGTGTTACCAAAAGTGGACATCTTTGTGTGTACAGCAGATCCAGGAATTGAGCCACCAGTGATGGTTATTAACACAGTGCTATCAGTTATGGCTTATGAGTATCCACCAGACAAACTCAGTGTGTATCTTTCAGATGATGCTGGATCAGATATTACCTTCTATGCTCTCTTAGAGGCTTCCATCTTTGCAAAACAATGGCTTCCATTCTGCAGGAAATTCAAGGTGGACCCCACCTCACCAGCTGCTTATTTCAAAACCATTCACTCATCCACCCATGCCAAAGAGTTGGTCACCATCAAG AAATTGTACCAAGATATGGAAAGTCGAATAGAAAATGCAGCCAAGATGGGTAGAGTACCAGAAGAAGTACACACAGAGCATAAAGGGTTTTCACAGTGGGATTCATATTCTTCTCGAAGAGACCATGACACAATTCTTCAA aTATTACTACACGAAACGGACTCGAGTGCCAAAGATGTAGATGGGAAAGTTATGCCCCTATTGGTATATTTGGCTCGTGAGAAGAGACCTCAAGTTGCACATAACTTCAAAGCTGGAGCCATGAATTCATTG ATAAGAGTGTCATCAATGATTAGCAACGGGGAAATTATCCTTAATGTAGATTGTGACATGTACTCAAACAATTCTCAATCTCTAAGGAATGCACTCTGCTTCTTCATGGATGAAGATAAGGGCCATGAGATTGCTTATGTGCAGACTCCACAGTGTTTTGAGAATATCACCAAGAATGATCTATATGGTGGTGCTCTACGAGTAAGCTATGAG GTGGAATTCCATGGTTTGGATTCACTTGGTGGGCCTTTGTATATTGGAACAGGCTGCTTTCACAGAAGAGAGATACTGTGTGGAAGAAAGTTCAGTGACCAATATAAGAAAGATTGGAATGAATACAAGAATATTGGTGATATGAAAGAAGTAAGCTTGCATGAACTGGAAGAACAATCAAAGGCTCTTGCTAGTTGTACATTTGAGAAAAACACTTTATGGGGAAAAGAG ATGGGATTGCAATATGGTTGTTCAGTAGAGGATGTTATGACAGGATTGTCTATTAAATGCAGAGGATGGAAATCAGTTTTCTATAATCCTCAAAGGAAAGCTTTCTTAGGTGTAGCTCCAAACACCTTGCCAGAAGCACTAGTTCAACATAAGAGATGGTCTGAGGGGGGCTTTCAAATTTTGCTTTCCAAGCATAGTCCAGCATGGTATGCTTATGGATTAATCAGTCCTGGCCTCCAAATGGCATATTGTTACTATCACCTGTGGGTGTTTATTTGCTGGCCAACTGTATATTACTGCATTATTCCTTCACTCTATCTCCTCAAAGGCATTCCATTGTTTCCACAG GTTTTGACATGTATCAAAATTTTACCTTGTTTCATTGATCAGATGTCAAGTCCATGGTTCATACCTTTTGCATATGTGATTCTTGGCGATTGCTCTTACTGCCTGATGGAGTTTTTGTGGTCAGGAGGCACAATAAAGGGTTGGTGGAATGAGCTACGGATATGGCTGTACAAGAGAACAAGCTCTTACCTCTTTGCTTTTGTTGATACCATCTTGAAGTCTTTTGGCTTTTCAGAATCAACATTCGTAGTATCTGCAAAGGTAGCAGAAGAAGAAGTTTCCCAACGATATGAGAAAGACATCATAGAGTTTGGAAACTCATCCCCAATGCTCACTGTGCTAGCAACACTTGCAATGCTCAATTTGTTTTGCCTTCTTGGCATGTTCCTAAAACAAGTGTTCATCACTGAAGGGGGTCTCAGAATGTTGGATTCAATGGCATTGCAAGTTATTCTAAGTGGGGTTTTGGTTGTCATCAATGTACCTGTGTACCAAGGACTCTTCCTAAGAAAAGATGAGGGAAGATTACCAATGTCTGTTGCAGCAAAATCCACAGCATTGGCTCTAAGTGCATGTGCCCTCTTTATTTCCATAAGTTAA
- the LOC108341005 gene encoding cellulose synthase-like protein E1 isoform X2: MEAVEHSPLFETKSAKGRVFYKIFSLSLFVGICFIWVFRVSHIPRESEVGKWGWIGLFFAELCFGLYWLLRHPFRWNLLFREPFIQRLSQRYEKVLPKVDIFVCTADPGIEPPVMVINTVLSVMAYEYPPDKLSVYLSDDAGSDITFYALLEASIFAKQWLPFCRKFKVDPTSPAAYFKTIHSSTHAKELVTIKKLYQDMESRIENAAKMGRVPEEVHTEHKGFSQWDSYSSRRDHDTILQILLHETDSSAKDVDGKVMPLLVYLAREKRPQVAHNFKAGAMNSLIRVSSMISNGEIILNVDCDMYSNNSQSLRNALCFFMDEDKGHEIAYVQTPQCFENITKNDLYGGALRVSYEVEFHGLDSLGGPLYIGTGCFHRREILCGRKFSDQYKKDWNEYKNIGDMKEVSLHELEEQSKALASCTFEKNTLWGKEMGLQYGCSVEDVMTGLSIKCRGWKSVFYNPQRKAFLGVAPNTLPEALVQHKRWSEGGFQILLSKHSPAWYAYGLISPGLQMAYCYYHLWVFICWPTVYYCIIPSLYLLKGIPLFPQMSSPWFIPFAYVILGDCSYCLMEFLWSGGTIKGWWNELRIWLYKRTSSYLFAFVDTILKSFGFSESTFVVSAKVAEEEVSQRYEKDIIEFGNSSPMLTVLATLAMLNLFCLLGMFLKQVFITEGGLRMLDSMALQVILSGVLVVINVPVYQGLFLRKDEGRLPMSVAAKSTALALSACALFISIS; the protein is encoded by the exons ATGGAAGCGGTGGAGCATTCTCCATTGTTTGAGACAAAGAGCGCCAAAGGAAGGGTCTTTTACAAGatcttttctttatcattgtttGTGGGGATTTGCTTCATCTGGGTTTTCAGAGTGAGTCACATACCCAGAGAAAGTGAAGTTGGGAAATGGGGTTGGATTGGCTTGTTTTTTGCTGAGCTATGCTTTGGTCTTTATTGGCTTCTCAGACACCCCTTCAGATGGAACCTTCTCTTCAGGGAACCTTTCATACAAAGGCTATCTCAAAG ATATGAGAAGGTGTTACCAAAAGTGGACATCTTTGTGTGTACAGCAGATCCAGGAATTGAGCCACCAGTGATGGTTATTAACACAGTGCTATCAGTTATGGCTTATGAGTATCCACCAGACAAACTCAGTGTGTATCTTTCAGATGATGCTGGATCAGATATTACCTTCTATGCTCTCTTAGAGGCTTCCATCTTTGCAAAACAATGGCTTCCATTCTGCAGGAAATTCAAGGTGGACCCCACCTCACCAGCTGCTTATTTCAAAACCATTCACTCATCCACCCATGCCAAAGAGTTGGTCACCATCAAG AAATTGTACCAAGATATGGAAAGTCGAATAGAAAATGCAGCCAAGATGGGTAGAGTACCAGAAGAAGTACACACAGAGCATAAAGGGTTTTCACAGTGGGATTCATATTCTTCTCGAAGAGACCATGACACAATTCTTCAA aTATTACTACACGAAACGGACTCGAGTGCCAAAGATGTAGATGGGAAAGTTATGCCCCTATTGGTATATTTGGCTCGTGAGAAGAGACCTCAAGTTGCACATAACTTCAAAGCTGGAGCCATGAATTCATTG ATAAGAGTGTCATCAATGATTAGCAACGGGGAAATTATCCTTAATGTAGATTGTGACATGTACTCAAACAATTCTCAATCTCTAAGGAATGCACTCTGCTTCTTCATGGATGAAGATAAGGGCCATGAGATTGCTTATGTGCAGACTCCACAGTGTTTTGAGAATATCACCAAGAATGATCTATATGGTGGTGCTCTACGAGTAAGCTATGAG GTGGAATTCCATGGTTTGGATTCACTTGGTGGGCCTTTGTATATTGGAACAGGCTGCTTTCACAGAAGAGAGATACTGTGTGGAAGAAAGTTCAGTGACCAATATAAGAAAGATTGGAATGAATACAAGAATATTGGTGATATGAAAGAAGTAAGCTTGCATGAACTGGAAGAACAATCAAAGGCTCTTGCTAGTTGTACATTTGAGAAAAACACTTTATGGGGAAAAGAG ATGGGATTGCAATATGGTTGTTCAGTAGAGGATGTTATGACAGGATTGTCTATTAAATGCAGAGGATGGAAATCAGTTTTCTATAATCCTCAAAGGAAAGCTTTCTTAGGTGTAGCTCCAAACACCTTGCCAGAAGCACTAGTTCAACATAAGAGATGGTCTGAGGGGGGCTTTCAAATTTTGCTTTCCAAGCATAGTCCAGCATGGTATGCTTATGGATTAATCAGTCCTGGCCTCCAAATGGCATATTGTTACTATCACCTGTGGGTGTTTATTTGCTGGCCAACTGTATATTACTGCATTATTCCTTCACTCTATCTCCTCAAAGGCATTCCATTGTTTCCACAG ATGTCAAGTCCATGGTTCATACCTTTTGCATATGTGATTCTTGGCGATTGCTCTTACTGCCTGATGGAGTTTTTGTGGTCAGGAGGCACAATAAAGGGTTGGTGGAATGAGCTACGGATATGGCTGTACAAGAGAACAAGCTCTTACCTCTTTGCTTTTGTTGATACCATCTTGAAGTCTTTTGGCTTTTCAGAATCAACATTCGTAGTATCTGCAAAGGTAGCAGAAGAAGAAGTTTCCCAACGATATGAGAAAGACATCATAGAGTTTGGAAACTCATCCCCAATGCTCACTGTGCTAGCAACACTTGCAATGCTCAATTTGTTTTGCCTTCTTGGCATGTTCCTAAAACAAGTGTTCATCACTGAAGGGGGTCTCAGAATGTTGGATTCAATGGCATTGCAAGTTATTCTAAGTGGGGTTTTGGTTGTCATCAATGTACCTGTGTACCAAGGACTCTTCCTAAGAAAAGATGAGGGAAGATTACCAATGTCTGTTGCAGCAAAATCCACAGCATTGGCTCTAAGTGCATGTGCCCTCTTTATTTCCATAAGTTAA
- the LOC108342069 gene encoding cellulose synthase-like protein E1 isoform X1 — protein MEITEHTPLFETKKSRGRLIYRSFATSLFLCICFVWIYRISHIKDAKGEHGKWVWLGMFCAELWFGFYWVLTQAFRWNLVFRQPFTNRLSQRYEKKLPGVDIFVCTADPDIEPPKMVINTVLSVMAYDYPTENLNVYLSDDAGSQITFYALLEASNFAKHWIPFSRKFKVEPRSPAAYFKSIVSSGYSADSDQVKELTAIKKLYNEMERRIEDATKFGEVPKEARLKHKGFSQWDSYSSRRDHDTILEILLHKKDPENSKDVDGFLLPTLVYLAREKRPQYFHNFKAGAMNSLLRVSSNISDGKIILNVDCDMYSNNSQSVRDALCFFMDEEKGHKIAYVQFPQIFENVTKNDLYGSGLISISEVEFPGADGCGGPLYIGSGCFHRRESLCGLKFSDQYRNDWNIKEDYQFKKVSLKELEEESKALASCTYEENTLWGKEMGLRYGCPVEDVITGLSIQCQGWKSVYYNPLRKAFLGLAPTTLPQTLVQHKRWSEGDLQILISKYSPAWYGFGRITLALQMGYSIYCLWAPSSFATLYYSIIPSLYLLKGIPLFPKISSPWFIPFAYIIVGEATYSLLEFFFCGGTFQGWWNELRIWLYKRTSSYLFACIDTILKLFGFSDLTFVITTKVTEEEASKRHEKEIMEFGTSSPMLTVLATLALLNLFCFLSVLKNAVLREGGFGICETMVLQLLLCGFLVLINLPIYQALFLRKDNGRLPGSVAIKSVLLALFVVTFFSFA, from the exons ATGGAAATCACTGAGCACACTCCATTGTTTGAGACAAAAAAGAGCAGAGGAAGACTCATCTATAGGTCCTTTGCAACTTCATTATTTCTATGCATATGCTTCGTATGGATTTACAGAATTAGCCATATCAAAGATGCAAAAGGTGAACATGGCAAATGGGTATGGCTTGGTATGTTTTGTGCTGAATTGTGGTTTGGCTTTTACTGGGTTCTCACTCAGGCCTTCAGATGGAACCTTGTGTTCAGACAACCCTTCACAAACAGACTTTCTCAGAG ATATGAGAAAAAGTTGCCGGGAGTGGACATATTTGTGTGCACAGCAGACCCTGATATTGAGCCACCAAAGATGGTGATTAACACAGTGCTATCTGTTATGGCTTATGACTATCCAACTGAGAATTTGAATGTGTATCTCTCTGATGATGCTGGGTCTCAAATCACGTTCTATGCTCTATTGGAGGCATCAAACTTTGCAAAACATTGGATTCCATTTAGCAGAAAGTTCAAAGTGGAGCCAAGGTCACCAGCTGCATATTTTAAGAGTATAGTCTCATCAGGTTACTCTGCTGATTCTGATCAAGTCAAAGAGCTAACAGCCATCAAG AAATTGTACAACGAAATGGAAAGACGTATTGAAGATGCAACCAAGTTTGGTGAAGTACCCAAAGAAGCACGTCTGAAGCATAAGGGATTTTCTCAGTGGGATTCATATTCTTCTCGACGTGACCATGACACAATTCTTGAA ATACTACTTCATAAAAAGGACCCTGAGAATTCAAAAGATGTAGATGGATTCCTTTTACCAACTCTAGTGTATTTGGCTCGTGAGAAGAGACCCCAATATTTCCACAACTTCAAAGCTGGAGCTATGAATTCACTG TTAAGGGTGTCTTCTAATATTAGTGACGGGAAAATCATTCTAAATGTAGACTGTGACATGTACTCAAACAATTCACAGTCTGTGAGAGATGCTCTCTGCTTTTTCATGGATGAAGAGAAAGGTCACAAAATTGCTTATGTGCAGTTCCCTCAGATTTTTGAGAATGTCACTAAGAATGATTTATATGGGAGTGGTCTGATATCAATATCAGAG GTGGAGTTCCCTGGTGCAGACGGTTGTGGTGGTCCTTTGTATATAGGAAGTGGCTGCTTTCACAGGAGAGAGTCTCTTTGTGGATTGAAATTCAGTGATCAATATAGGAATGACTGGAATATTAAAGAAGATTATCAGTTCAAAAAAGTAAGCCTGAAGGAACTAGAAGAAGAATCAAAGGCTCTTGCAAGTTGCACCTATGAGGAAAACACACTATGGGGAAAAGAG ATGGGTTTAAGATATGGGTGTCCAGTAGAGGATGTGATAACAGGATTGTCTATTCAGTGCCAAGGATGGAAATCAGTGTACTACAATCCACTTAGGAAGGCTTTCTTAGGGTTAGCTCCCACTACCTTGCCTCAAACACTTGTTCAACACAAGAGATGGTCTGAAGGAGACTTGCAAATTTTGATTTCTAAATATAGCCCTGCATGGTATGGTTTTGGAAGGATCACTTTGGCCCTTCAAATGGGATACAGTATTTATTGCTTATGGGCACCTAGCTCTTTTGCAACACTATATTATTCTATCATCCCTTCATTGTACCTCCTTAAAGGCATTCCCTTGTTTCCAAAG ATCTCAAGTCCATGGTTCATACCTTTTGCATATATCATTGTTGGTGAAGCCACTTATAGTTTGTTGGAGTTTTTCTTCTGTGGGGGGACATTTCAAGGTTGGTGGAATGAACTAAGGATATGGCTATACAAGAGAACAAGCTCTTACCTTTTTGCCTGCATTGACACCATCTTGAAGCTTTTTGGATTCTCAGATTTAACTTTTGTAATCACAACTAAGGTTACTGAAGAAGAAGCTTCCAAACGCCATGAGAAGGAAATAATGGAGTTTGGAACCTCCTCTCCTATGCTCACTGTATTAGCAACTCTTGCATTGCTAAATTTGTTCTGTTTTCTCAGTGTGTTGAAGAATGCAGTTTTAAGGGAAGGTGGCTTTGGAATTTGTGAGACAATGGTCTTGCAACTTCTATTGTGTGGATTTTTGGTTCTAATCAACTTGCCTATATACCAAGCACTTTTCTTAAGGAAGGACAATGGAAGATTGCCTGGTTCTGTTGCCATAAAATCAGTGTTGCTTGCACTATTTGTAGTTACCTTCTTTAGCTTTGCATGA
- the LOC108342069 gene encoding cellulose synthase-like protein E1 isoform X2 yields MVINTVLSVMAYDYPTENLNVYLSDDAGSQITFYALLEASNFAKHWIPFSRKFKVEPRSPAAYFKSIVSSGYSADSDQVKELTAIKKLYNEMERRIEDATKFGEVPKEARLKHKGFSQWDSYSSRRDHDTILEILLHKKDPENSKDVDGFLLPTLVYLAREKRPQYFHNFKAGAMNSLLRVSSNISDGKIILNVDCDMYSNNSQSVRDALCFFMDEEKGHKIAYVQFPQIFENVTKNDLYGSGLISISEVEFPGADGCGGPLYIGSGCFHRRESLCGLKFSDQYRNDWNIKEDYQFKKVSLKELEEESKALASCTYEENTLWGKEMGLRYGCPVEDVITGLSIQCQGWKSVYYNPLRKAFLGLAPTTLPQTLVQHKRWSEGDLQILISKYSPAWYGFGRITLALQMGYSIYCLWAPSSFATLYYSIIPSLYLLKGIPLFPKISSPWFIPFAYIIVGEATYSLLEFFFCGGTFQGWWNELRIWLYKRTSSYLFACIDTILKLFGFSDLTFVITTKVTEEEASKRHEKEIMEFGTSSPMLTVLATLALLNLFCFLSVLKNAVLREGGFGICETMVLQLLLCGFLVLINLPIYQALFLRKDNGRLPGSVAIKSVLLALFVVTFFSFA; encoded by the exons ATGGTGATTAACACAGTGCTATCTGTTATGGCTTATGACTATCCAACTGAGAATTTGAATGTGTATCTCTCTGATGATGCTGGGTCTCAAATCACGTTCTATGCTCTATTGGAGGCATCAAACTTTGCAAAACATTGGATTCCATTTAGCAGAAAGTTCAAAGTGGAGCCAAGGTCACCAGCTGCATATTTTAAGAGTATAGTCTCATCAGGTTACTCTGCTGATTCTGATCAAGTCAAAGAGCTAACAGCCATCAAG AAATTGTACAACGAAATGGAAAGACGTATTGAAGATGCAACCAAGTTTGGTGAAGTACCCAAAGAAGCACGTCTGAAGCATAAGGGATTTTCTCAGTGGGATTCATATTCTTCTCGACGTGACCATGACACAATTCTTGAA ATACTACTTCATAAAAAGGACCCTGAGAATTCAAAAGATGTAGATGGATTCCTTTTACCAACTCTAGTGTATTTGGCTCGTGAGAAGAGACCCCAATATTTCCACAACTTCAAAGCTGGAGCTATGAATTCACTG TTAAGGGTGTCTTCTAATATTAGTGACGGGAAAATCATTCTAAATGTAGACTGTGACATGTACTCAAACAATTCACAGTCTGTGAGAGATGCTCTCTGCTTTTTCATGGATGAAGAGAAAGGTCACAAAATTGCTTATGTGCAGTTCCCTCAGATTTTTGAGAATGTCACTAAGAATGATTTATATGGGAGTGGTCTGATATCAATATCAGAG GTGGAGTTCCCTGGTGCAGACGGTTGTGGTGGTCCTTTGTATATAGGAAGTGGCTGCTTTCACAGGAGAGAGTCTCTTTGTGGATTGAAATTCAGTGATCAATATAGGAATGACTGGAATATTAAAGAAGATTATCAGTTCAAAAAAGTAAGCCTGAAGGAACTAGAAGAAGAATCAAAGGCTCTTGCAAGTTGCACCTATGAGGAAAACACACTATGGGGAAAAGAG ATGGGTTTAAGATATGGGTGTCCAGTAGAGGATGTGATAACAGGATTGTCTATTCAGTGCCAAGGATGGAAATCAGTGTACTACAATCCACTTAGGAAGGCTTTCTTAGGGTTAGCTCCCACTACCTTGCCTCAAACACTTGTTCAACACAAGAGATGGTCTGAAGGAGACTTGCAAATTTTGATTTCTAAATATAGCCCTGCATGGTATGGTTTTGGAAGGATCACTTTGGCCCTTCAAATGGGATACAGTATTTATTGCTTATGGGCACCTAGCTCTTTTGCAACACTATATTATTCTATCATCCCTTCATTGTACCTCCTTAAAGGCATTCCCTTGTTTCCAAAG ATCTCAAGTCCATGGTTCATACCTTTTGCATATATCATTGTTGGTGAAGCCACTTATAGTTTGTTGGAGTTTTTCTTCTGTGGGGGGACATTTCAAGGTTGGTGGAATGAACTAAGGATATGGCTATACAAGAGAACAAGCTCTTACCTTTTTGCCTGCATTGACACCATCTTGAAGCTTTTTGGATTCTCAGATTTAACTTTTGTAATCACAACTAAGGTTACTGAAGAAGAAGCTTCCAAACGCCATGAGAAGGAAATAATGGAGTTTGGAACCTCCTCTCCTATGCTCACTGTATTAGCAACTCTTGCATTGCTAAATTTGTTCTGTTTTCTCAGTGTGTTGAAGAATGCAGTTTTAAGGGAAGGTGGCTTTGGAATTTGTGAGACAATGGTCTTGCAACTTCTATTGTGTGGATTTTTGGTTCTAATCAACTTGCCTATATACCAAGCACTTTTCTTAAGGAAGGACAATGGAAGATTGCCTGGTTCTGTTGCCATAAAATCAGTGTTGCTTGCACTATTTGTAGTTACCTTCTTTAGCTTTGCATGA
- the LOC128197530 gene encoding uncharacterized protein LOC128197530, whose product MTNLGKISYFLGMEFAYTVVGLVIHQKKYTRDLVKRFNMSLCNATISPMEVNQKLVRDESEEGVNETIFKQIIGSLRFPCNNRPDLSFCVGLISRFMGELKSSHECCQTGIEEMMMPVKTPLQLRIDNISVINLSKNPVSHGRSKHLEVKYHFLRDLVSKGRIVLSYCRTEEQLEDIFTKALKVDRFDFLKKIGVISLDACLRGKC is encoded by the exons ATGACTAACTTGGGTAAGATAAGCTACTTCCTAGGAATGGAATTTGCTTATACTGTTGTAGGATTGGTAATACATCAAAAGAAGTATACTAGAGATTTGGTGAAAAGATTTAATATGTCATTGTGCAATGCCACAATAAGCCCAATGGAAGTCAACCAGAAGTTGGTGAGAGATGAATCAGAGGAAGGGGTAAACGAGAcaatattcaaacaaataattggATCATTGAGGTTTCCTTGTAACAACAGACCAGATCTCTCATTTTGTGTTGGTCTGATAAGCAGGTTCATGGGTGAACTGAAGAGCTCACATGAATGCTGTCAAACGGGTATTGAG GAGATGATGATGCCTGTGAAGACCCCGTTGCAGTTAAGGATAGATAACATCTCTGTCATAAATTTATCTAAGAATCCTGTGAGTCATGGCAGAAGTAAGCATTTAGAAGTGAAATACCACTTCTTGAGAGACTTGGTAAGCAAAGGAAGAATAGTTTTGTCCTACTGCAGAACTGAGGAGCAATTGGAAGACATCTTCACCAAGGCTTTGAAGGTTGATCGTTTTGATTTTCTAAAGAAAATTGGTGTTATATCACTCGATGCTTGTCTTAGGGGGAAATGTTAG